The Anabrus simplex isolate iqAnaSimp1 chromosome 5, ASM4041472v1, whole genome shotgun sequence sequence taaagaataaatgtatatttaataaatcaggaatttacaaattaacatgccaaacatgtaaacgacgatacataggacagtctggaagaagtttggctataaggtacaaagaacatgttaatgcagtcaaacataaaagatgttcggcaatgggagaacatatggttgaaaagaatcataaatttacagacatttctaatgacatgaaattattacattcggccaaaaagggaaaataaatgactgttttggaaagtttagaaatgtatctttcataaaaaaataattttgaatcaagtttaaataagagaagtgtagaagataacccactgtatagactagcatatgatcatttaaggaacaaaaaggggaaaaaagaagaaaaacttgaagatcttaaatttatataagtattctcattaagtTCAACAAAATTTATGtactgatcatttttataatatttcataagttttctttattcattgacatggagtattaggacacaatacttctttgaattgtaaaaacaaaagattgtattatattgttttattctttgaactgaccactgatgaagggaatgggtgacttcccgaaacatgtatggttaaataaatagttttctttcattaataagtgtattgacaaggcggattcaaataaaactattttaaatagttctgtaccAGTAATATATCCAGCCACTGGACgcgctgaaattttcaatgccaagaatgttcaccactttaagcgccttttcccttaagagcacaccatcaattggaatgcatgcggctcttgaagtttcaaaccaacttttttaccatttttcccattttgtcgtatttgcagtatgacgcatacttccttttcttggagtttggtcTGCATTCTGAAGCAtttgatgtaatgcttcctctgtttttcacaattgtattcagcATGGATACAGGAACCTGCAATTCACGTGCCAATGAAACACGTGTTCCACGGTACaaatcaaccttttctaatattcgaactttctcatccatactgaaagtttttctttccttctttttgtccattattagcaggaaaacaataaagcaataacaaagaaggattaacaaatacacacgATGGGAAAGGAAGATCGCGGCAATTCACTCTGACAGCTCGACTCACATAACAAGAACgtaacaaattaaaaaaaatacagtaaatgtGACGAAACCAGTgacaataactttaacaactccaacaacaaacgcaagtgtaaaacaataaccgtGAAATAACGAACTGGGTcaagacaaacactgaatcacttgataacgtttccttcttgtggcttatactgtacttagcaatagagcaaacacctgatatctccttcttcttctcctactttgCGGTTTTGTTCATTCAACTCGTCAGATTTCTTCTTCATGGAAGATTAATGGGCACTTTATCGTtgtcggatttgaaaataaggtttaggatgctgtggaaaacacctgatatcaaagaatgcactgcgttggttaagcggaagttcaatactgagagttctaagagttattacagaccatggttgtttgatttggtagctatgccatggttactcaaagcgTTTTAGGTTAGTTGCGACACCATTTTACCTTGCATAAATTGTTACAAACGTAAATTTGAGGATTCTAATACATTGCGAGCATAGGAAATtcaggggaccaacaaaaaatgttgtaaaagcCGGGAACATAAATGCGGGGTAGTACTGTACATACACAGGAACGCATGCtgatatttcaggatgaaccaagtctcggctctcctaccttGGACAATCGAAGTTGAAATAGGGAGACTCCAAAATTGGTTGTTTACCCGTACACAAAATAagcagtttaaaattgattatacttaatagaagaaaacatacggaaaattattaatctctgaagtatcatctctgtatggggtaATAATAACTAAGTTTTGTAACCATGTACATACGTAACACAACTTTTGacacacagatatggaacattgtAGAGTTCAAGTCAGTAATAAGTAAAGGCGACAATTTTAGAGTCATgttctgtttttatatttgttcagatTTTTTCCTTTGTTCCTTACATATTGTATATTTTCTAATTAGTAGtatttcagttcattgatatgtacaccgtactgtattccttctaattaggttgtttgtttgttgtttgccTGATTGTTtatttgttagtttgttttggctggtgACGTAGAGCTGGGAGAGGGTGAGACGGGCGTGACCTGAAACTTATAAATTATAATAGGCGTGACCTATCTCAGGCTAAAGTGTTCATTCAATACAtctgcacgtgtagagtagagtaaggtagtggacagtattaggttagaggaagtaaatTGTCAGTGAGACAATTAAAGATAAGCCGAGTTATGGCATCCGTCTTGGCAGAAGAATGCAGGCTACGTGTAGAGCTGGCAATCCgctcacatgtgggctgttacataaaggagtggtgaggaaataacattgacagcttaaggggtctatgTGGTATCAGTTTCCGGCTTCATGGGACATGTCTGGTTGTGACATCCCacggaagggtggtagcagttcctcaccaggggtgatgtcgtgaccagacagatttaggatagatttaatgtagttaagtagttagtttagttagatgAAGAGGTgggtgttgcatgtggagctggctatctGCCCATGTGcgagatgctacatagtagatttagtcgtagttaagtagtaagtagtgcttagctaataaatatTCTGCAAGTGTTTATTTCCGAGTTTATTTTTGAATTTTTCATATTTGGAACATTGTAACCGGGTGAACGCTTGTTATGTTTGATAAATCATACCCCTAATATGTTAGCATACAACCAAAACCATTTATTCTTATCCCAACAGTTTTCAAAAAGCATTCTTTTCAAAGAAAAATAGGTTTATGATTGATCTGTCTGGTCTAAATCCTTGTAAATATCATATAATATAAAAATGGGAATATttagtttcattttgtaagttataCATACCAATGTAGGTTTGTTTGAACCTCCTGTTATCACCATCCTTGGCATAGTAATTGTAGACTCCAACACTAgccagaccaattccaattaatGCCATGAAGGAAGAGCCAATTACTTCTGGGATCTCATGCCACCCTCGCTTGAACAGAGCCATTACTGAAACAAGGTAGTTTCTCATAAAATTATCTCCGCAGCATTTCCATAGCGTTTTTGAGTTTTAAAATTATAAATTGAGAAGTACATCATGACTTCTTCACTGATTGTAAATGATATGAGATCAGttttaaaataaagtttaaattctGCATGTACTGTTTTATTAGACCCTCAAAGAACACGAAGTTCAACCTCACCAATGCTTATCTTCCCCACTGCAAATTATGACACCAAAACATGGACCATGAAACAGGCAGAGCTTCAAAATGTACCCTCAGGATATCCTGGCCTCAACACCACACAGTGTTGTATGAACTTGGTATAGAAATGAGGCTCCTGGCCACATCGCCAGAAGAAGATGCACCATAGAGAAGCTAATAGTAGAGGGCAAAGTCATTGGCAAGAGGAATGTAACAGCTACAGCCCCTACTGGAGCAATCTCTCCTTAAGGTGATCCACATACCAGCAGACCAGCATAATTGGAAGGATCACATCAAGAGAGCTACTTCATGGCATGGCACCACACCCAGTCAAGGGCAAATGATCAAGGAGGAGCAGTGTTTAGAGTTATTTACCGGATAAAATGAAATGGTGcaagagcattggtctggataGACCAGTCATATGGGGACAAGCGAAGGGGGTCTGGGGgcttaagcccccaggttagagccgcaaAGCGGCCTTAGACCTCTAGATTGCActgcaaacaccattggtctggactggttagggtagggcctggacaagaccactggtctggactggttacaATAGGGGTCGGActagaccactggtctggatagacCCGTCAATTGGGGTTCAAGCAGACGAAACTAGAGACATTACTCTTATCAACACCATGCCATAACCTATGAAAATATAAATATCAATAACATAAACAACACTTATAACTTCCATGATTTGcgttgtaacttccatgctttcctcATCTACCGTAAGTTATATGCTTTGCTCTAAAGTCAAAGTGACCAGTCTATCCCATAACTAGCGATGTGCTTGAGCCCAGCTCGAGCTGCTcaaacagatgacgtcagagttcgaacaagttcgagctttTGGGTGCGCAGCGACCTAGCGGCTTGCTTATTATCAGACAGAAACCTCAAGAAGGCTGTGTTAGATTACTGAGCTAGGCAATACCGCCTCGTCCTGTGTTTGCTGTGCACTTCTGTATATTTTGAGCGTATACGCCCTTCAAACTGTATCCGCAATTTAGAAACAGCCAAAatctgtgtttgtgcgatgattcatTGCAAATGCCTCCCCAGAATATACAGACTGCCTCCAGAACTTCATTTGCATGTAcagtactattttttttttgctttacgtcgcaccgacacagataggtcttatggcgacgatgggacaggaaaggcctaggaatgggaaggaagcggccgtggccttaattaaggtacagccccagcatttgcctggtgtgaaaatgggaaaccacggaacaccatcttcagggctaccgacggtggggttcgaacccactatctcccggatgcgagctcacagctgcgcgccccgtaaccgcacggccaactcgcccggtgcatgtaCAGTACAAAGACGACGCGTCACAACAAGTTCTTCTTACAATGTTGCCGCAACATTATTTGTATACATGCGAGTAATTTGTACCGTTGCAGGAACATACTTTTGTTACTATCCTTGACACTATTACATCCTGGCCAGAAGTCAGAGGCGCATCAGGGATGGCGAGCGAGGAGAATAAtctaggctatattattattattgtatacttTTATTGGTAACTACTAgagaattatttacaatttgcttttaatcgctccgacacacataggtcttatggcgacattgggataggagagggctagacgcgggaaggaaggggccgccgcttcaattaaggtacagccccagcatttgcctggtgtgaagatgggaaactacagaaaaccatcttcagggctgccgacagtggagttcgaaccctctatctcccgaatactggatactgctgcACTGAAGTGACTGGAGCTACTgagctcagtattattatttcttttcgttcttagttcgtttaccctccagggttggtttttccctcggactcagcgagggatcgtacctctaccgtcttaagggcagtgccctggagcttgagactttcggtcgggtgatacaaccaggaaggatgaccagtacctttcccaggtggcctcacctgctatgctgaacaggggtcttgttagggaatgggaatattggaagggattgacaaggaagagggaaggaagcggcctgaaggagaagtgggaaaccacggaaacccactttgaggatggctgaggtgggaatcaaacccacctctacccagttgacctcccgaggctgagtggaccccgttccaaccctcgtaccacttttcaaatttcgtggcagaggtggatatcgaactcgggcctccaggggttgcagctaatcacactaaccactacactacagaggcggactaattgccaaagaacaaattgatggtttcataatgTAATGCGTATGCAcataaaatcggtataaactgcaTACCTCAACAGTAGAGTAAATTTGTAGACCCTGTCCAGGCGGACATTCCAAGACCTTCACCATtctaatgcgagcggccgtccactgtgctattcatggagggaaaaaaaaaaaaagagcctatTAAGGATATTTTACCTGCATACGTCGAcgtcattttaggtggagatgtcTGACCCTGATTTGGAATGCTTCGTTCGACGAATTATGaacattatgaatttttaagtgtcttgtcatcgtcgatgtatttttactgtcgttttttaatattttatcacatcgtgtgcattttactcgtttgtctggaagctcttcaaagtagccccaagtccatgacctttttccaccggtcattgtctgctctgtctgaagtaataacaagttcgcatattataatatattattaataattattaaggaGAAAATAATAACACGTAGTATACAAAAAAACATTGTAACtaccggtacttgaaagtaatgattaacaacattaaacctgcaaaacacgacaaagttataaagaaaagcatttctgaagagcggacaaaatgtaaaatgcaaagttaaacattaacgaaataaatagcttactataaaattgcttttaccaatctgttgttcgtactaccAGAAATACtattaaacaaatgctctttccctTCATAGAGAATGTTGTGTTCACTACCCTACACACaaaaatatactgagtgtacctagtagtagtCTAATACGACAACTGGTCTGCCAGCACTCCGCACAGTCCATGTGTGGGGGTCGCCTGACAGAACGGGTTCAATACCGTATTGAGCCTACGTAGTGTAACGGGCTggctcgagcctgctcgaacttgagtatcattcgcccatcactactcataacatctctggaaacaaagatggctatgaTAAATACATCCTCCTCCTTcattgtatgttgagtattcagcccgaaggctggtttgatcctctgcaactccgccaacagctgacataaatagcctaggcgtcactgaagaggcgtactagggaaatgaggagtgaggtagtttcctgttgctttcctcaccgagccacccgctgctattacatatcagtctgccaagcccattgaaatgcatgcaccaaccgaccctatgagcgatattttcacaccattcataacagggactggactcatacctcagtcactttcatactgccaaagccaaggatgagactgagacaggtcaatgaaagtaacaaatttgatatagcccataccaaaagacatagtgcactgtaaacactacatctcgccagcaaaggcatccctaCTTCATTATGAGTAGgctaattattaccaatattacccataAAATCACTAAAAATCCTACGTTTTGgaacctgaaaaagaaaattttcaaaatggAGTGCTGAACACATGTGActgattttcaatgcaatattattattatttccagtcccctacttcttcaTCACTGCCATATGCTGTTTTACATGGGATTCTCAAGTACTATCTTGCAATTTCAAGCTCTTCACCTTACCatctctgcagcagaatactgttCTCTAGTCTTTCTAAACACCAACTATACCAAAATGATTGCCACATAGCCAAACAATAGGCTATTATGCATACTCTATCAATGTATCTGGCTAATAGTACTGACCCATAATCCAATCTTCAAAGGGGAAGTCGCAAATTGATGTGTAACAATTTCAATTCGCTTTAGGTTatggctttttttctttttttttttttttcctacggTTTCATCAGTGCTAAAGTATTCCCTCCATTAGACAAATCGAAGGGAACCGATATAATTATCATCAACGGGGGATACAATTTGAATTTACCCGTCATTTAACTTTTAGAATAATTGTCGAAGAAAAACTAATTCCTATTCAATAAAATCACATGCACATAACCTTGTAACTGATCATGGTTTAGATTCTCGATTCGTATAGTTCATGGTCCATTTACCAAATATCGTGTATTTAACAAGAATACATAGGATTTATCTTATACAaagaattttaaaatgaattataACAAATTGATTTCTTACGGCCCCTTTGCCCCTGAGTCGCCGCAGCCATTTTCTTCACAATGTACAATGATTCTCAATAAGATAGATAATCCTTTTAGGTGCAAAACATTTCGACGCACATGTTCTGTTAATCAAGAAATAATTTGCTTTTATATCATGTGTTTTATCTTACCCCGGATGTGTACTCTTTGGAAAGTAAGTCTTACTGACTATTAAATTTTACAGATCGAGTAAATTTTCGTAATTAGTTTATTATTCTccacaaaaataatataaaatgaatttatttacaGTTATAAATCTAGATGTCGAAGGATGTGATAGACAATAGAATGAAAAGTGCCCGTCATCAGATGACTTCCGTTTGCAATTCACATATGTGAAGATCTCTTGACAACTTAATATTTGTAAATAAACAAGCAGCTGCTGGCTAAGCTAAGAGGATATTGGCGTTGGAAGGCGGGGCAGGCGTTTTTTAAAACGCCCTCCGATACATCCTCAGCCCCTCGATTTTTATGGCTTCTAAAGTGAATGTTTCTTGTTTGAAGATAGGGTTGTTGTGACAGGTAGTACGCGAAGACATCGTACGAGGACGATAGTAATTTAAAATGAGGTACTGTATATTGTTCTGTCACGCTGGCACTTACAATTAGTATTATTCATATAGTGGTAGCTTTTGTCGTAGCCTTTCTATACTTATTGTCTGATTGTCGTGTCACGAGTTTTTAGAATAAGATGTAAGGCTTAGAAAACATGTTTTATTGTTCCAGTCAACCAAGGCCACAAATGCAATCCCTCAATGGCAAGAGACCAAACACTCAGAGGGTGCAACAGGATTCCACGCCAACTCAACATGAtgatttaattaaatttatttgtGACTGTAAGTAAGATATAAAGGTTTTGACTTAACATACAACAAACATGTTGACTTATTCTCAAATGCTATTAATTTATGCTTCAAAATTGCTAACTTATAATTCTCTGTTCAAACTGGTACATTTTGATGTAATTGATAGAACCCTTTCCCTTTATAATTAAAGATCTAAGGCTTCTACTTACGTGTACCAAGCTCTTATTGCTTCCTTTCTTGTTATACTCTCAGTGGTCAGTCCTTGTCTTCTGACTCCAACAGTATCTGGGTATCCTAGGCATAGGGTGACTTTTTCCCGTCTTTAGCATCCCATGACCCTTCATTTTGTAAACCTTGTTATCTTTATAATAATTGAGATTGGAGCTCTTTCTTTTGTGCA is a genomic window containing:
- the NdufA3 gene encoding uncharacterized protein NdufA3 is translated as MAAATQGQRGLMALFKRGWHEIPEVIGSSFMALIGIGLASVGVYNYYAKDGDNRRFKQTYIVYRPDDPRAARVRTD